The bacterium nucleotide sequence CGCCACGTCACCGTAAGTGACGCAGAGACATGGATTTGCAAAAAGTATTACCTTATGGCAAGTACTCCTGCTGCAGGTAGGGCGCCTGCGCATGACCGATGGACTCGGTCCAGCGGTCGTCGATGCGCGGGCGCACCGGGCTGTGGCGGCGGACGTATTGCTCGACGGCCTCGGCCGTGGTCACGCCGGTGGGCGTGACCTGGCTCGGCGGGATCGTGGTCAGGCGGTCCAGGCCGCTGTTGCCTTCCATCAGGAAGTTCGTCACCACGACCTTGTAGATCCGGTCCGGATCCCAGGGCTGCCCGCCGATCTCGAACTCGACGATCCGGTCCCACTCGGGACGGGTCGTGTCGACGACGATGCGGGCGCCGCCGGTGTGGATGCCGCTGGCGCGCCCGGTCAGGCGCCGCTCGACGACCCAGCGCACCATGCGCCCGTCCATCTCGACCAGGTCGAGCTCGTTGCCGAAGGGCAGCACGCTGAAGATGTCGCGCACCGTCAGGTCACCCTGGGCGATGTCGGCCCGCAGGCCGCCGCCGTTCTGGAAACTGAAGTCGGCGCCGAACGTCTCGACCATGGCGTCGGTGACGAGGTTCGCCACGAGGTTGGCCCCCGGGTCGCCCCGGCCCATGGAGATGGCCGCCTTGCCGACGATGGAGTTCATCTTGGCCTCGGCCTCCTCGTGGTAGGGCCGGATGACCGCGGCGATCTCCTCGTCGGGCCACCACTCGTCCTCGAAGAGGGTGACGAGGCTGCTGTCCTCGCGCGGGGCCTCCCAGCCCAGCAGCGTGCCCGTGGCCCGGTCGATGAGCAGGATGGCGTGGCCCAGGCTCGAGCCGTTGCCGAAGCTCTCGAAGCACATGGTGTGGTGCATCGGGTCGATCCACGGCTGGTGATAGCCGCGGTGGGTGTGGCCGCCCACGGCGACGTCGATGCCCGGCACGACGTTGACCAGTTCCATGAGGTTCATGCCGCCGGCCGAGTGGTTGCTGCCGTAGCTGCCCTGGGTGTCGTCGGCGCGGCCGTCGTTCTCGCCGGCGATGCGCTTCCAGCCCTCGTCCGGGTCGTACGGCAGGCCCTCGTGGATGGCCAGCAGGATCAGGTCGGCGCCCTGCGCGCGTAGCTGGTCGCGGTACTTGGGAATGGTCTCGGCCATGGGCAGGAATTCGAGCCCCGTGATGTTGTCCGGGAAGCTCATGCGCTCGGTGCCCGGCGTGATGATGCCGATGACGCCCACCTTCAGGCCCTGGTAGTCGAGCATCAGCGTCGGCTGCACCCAGTCGACGTAGGTGCTCGTCGAGTCCTCGTAGAGGTTGGCGCAGATCCAGGGGAAGTCGGACATGCGGGCCAGGCGCTCGGTGTTCACGCGGCCCATGTCGAAGTCGTGGTTGCCGGGCACCACGAACTCGTAGCCGATGGCGTTGTAGTAC carries:
- a CDS encoding bifunctional metallophosphatase/5'-nucleotidase is translated as MKNPRNRLLLGAVLLGLAFAAGGVRGEGRQDDGILRLHLMWTNDMHGHIAPEAAKFMNPEHPPPLGGGASAARYIKEVRAKAAAAGEEVLLMDVGDIFQGTPIGNNTQGEAVVKYYNAIGYEFVVPGNHDFDMGRVNTERLARMSDFPWICANLYEDSTSTYVDWVQPTLMLDYQGLKVGVIGIITPGTERMSFPDNITGLEFLPMAETIPKYRDQLRAQGADLILLAIHEGLPYDPDEGWKRIAGENDGRADDTQGSYGSNHSAGGMNLMELVNVVPGIDVAVGGHTHRGYHQPWIDPMHHTMCFESFGNGSSLGHAILLIDRATGTLLGWEAPREDSSLVTLFEDEWWPDEEIAAVIRPYHEEAEAKMNSIVGKAAISMGRGDPGANLVANLVTDAMVETFGADFSFQNGGGLRADIAQGDLTVRDIFSVLPFGNELDLVEMDGRMVRWVVERRLTGRASGIHTGGARIVVDTTRPEWDRIVEFEIGGQPWDPDRIYKVVVTNFLMEGNSGLDRLTTIPPSQVTPTGVTTAEAVEQYVRRHSPVRPRIDDRWTESIGHAQAPYLQQEYLP